In Corylus avellana chromosome ca2, CavTom2PMs-1.0, the following proteins share a genomic window:
- the LOC132170917 gene encoding tRNA wybutosine-synthesizing protein 2/3/4, with translation MEFEKRKAATLASLSSADSDKSPKGTLDAPIIPLLNTLNHHPSYYTTSSCSGRVSILSQPKHSTTLNKKARGGTWLFVSHDPADPDSVISLVFPTESTQQPESELVLRFEPLIIAVECKDLSSAQSLVSIAISSGFRESGITSAGKRVIVAIRCSIRLEVPLGTTETVMVSPEFVRYLVGVANEKMEANRKRTEGFFRALQRTDGFAECDGGDRMAEGAALSDGNSSMCGEDAHVEERDGDTHLGTVGVSGCSLSVVPMVIVGEPVEKLFLWGHSSCVLDDKVIVFGGFGGTGRHARRSESLLLSPFSGTLKAINLEGSPTPRLGHTCSLAEDCVFVIGGRADPVNILDDVWVLNIAKSDWKLAGCIGSVFPPRHRHAAAVVGSKIYVFGGLNNDSICSSFHVLDTVNLQWKELLVGGEWPCARHSHSMVAYGSRLFMFGGYDGEKTLGDLYSFDVQTCQWKKEKTAGRSPQARFSHSMFVYKNYLGVIGGCPVRQHSQELALLDLRLRMWKHVTLDSVGKDLFVRSTANVIGDDLVMIGGGASCYAFGTKFSEPMKINLLSLTSINGNPVPSKIIQMHGTRGNNEKTGEKNEFCQPPRVENVETLIEAPVLNFESELPGENGHQIIASHWVLQLERKYAKLGKDILKKFGWLDLGRKVYSWEDGIHICFPVTKNFCGVFHERQHHSSDDFEGYSDRHLSKPFTGKGILLDDVSCLEAFNLLKECGATKLVDEVAEVKRVVKSPLKVMNEAVASLIRHKDISEQLLEELPTRWERLGDIVVLPVTSFKDPVWDTIGAELWPIVAKSLNARRLACQGRVAPTGTRDSTLEILVGDNGWVDHRENGILYSFNATKCMFSWGNLSEKLRMARLDCKDEVIVDLFAGIGYFVLPFLARANAKLVYACEWNPNAIEALQHNLQANSVSDRCIILEGDNRITAPKGVANRVCLGLLPTSEGSWVTAVRALRSEGGILHVHGNVKDSEEGLWTEHVLKSVSEISRSEGYCWEVSMDHVERVKWYAPHIRHLVVDVRCKETQ, from the exons ATGGAGTTCGAGAAGAGAAAAGCGGCGACGCTAGCGTCACTGAGCTCAGCTGACTCCGACAAGTCACCGAAAGGCACATTGGACGCGCCGATCATCCCCCTACTCAATACGCTCAACCACCACCCCTCCTACTACACCACCAGCTCCTGCTCCGGCCGCGTCTCTATTCTCTCCCAGCCCAAACACTCCACCACTCTCAACAAAAAAGCCCGAGGCGGCACGTGGCTCTTCGTCTCCCACGACCCGGCTGATCCAGACTCGGTCATCTCCCTCGTCTTCCCCACCGAGTCGACTCAGCAACCCGAATCCGAGCTTGTCCTCAGGTTCGAGCCGCTCATCATCGCCGTCGAGTGCAAAGACCTATCTTCGGCTCAGTCATTGGTCTCCATAGCCATATCCTCCGGGTTCAGAGAATCCGGTATTACAAGCGCGGGCAAGCGCGTTATCGTGGCGATTCGGTGCTCGATTCGGCTGGAGGTGCCGCTGGGGACCACTGAGACGGTCATGGTCTCGCCCGAGTTTGTCCGGTACCTCGTCGGCGTGGCGAACGAGAAGATGGAGGCTAATAGGAAGCGAACCGAAGGGTTTTTTCGTGCTTTGCAACGGACCGATGGGTTTGCGGAGTGCGACGGCGGCGATCGGATGGCGGAGGGTGCGGCATTGAGTGACGGGAACTCCTCGATGTGTGGCGAGGACGCTCACGTGGAAGAAAGAGATGGCGATACGCATTTGG GGACGGTGGGGGTTTCTGGTTGTAGTCTGTCTGTTGTTCCAATGGTGATTGTTGGTGAACCTGTGGAGAAGCTTTTCCTTTGGGGTCACTCGTCTTGTGTACTTGATGACAAAGTTATAGTATTTGGTGGTTTTGGAGGCACGGGAAGGCATGCAAGAAGAAGCGAGTCTTTACTGCTTAGTCCATTTTCTGGCACATTAAAAGCGATTAATCTGGAGGGCAGTCCAACTCCACGTTTAGGTCACACGTGTTCTCTGGCTGAAGATTGCGTGTTTGTTATTGGAGGCAGGGCCGATCCTGTGAATATTCTAGATGATGTATGGGTCCTCAATATAGCAAAGAGCGATTGGAAATTAGCAGGATGTATTGGCAGTGTTTTTCCTCCCAG GCATAGGCATGCAGCAGCTGTTGTAGGCTCAAAGATATATGTATTTGGTGGACTTAACAATGATTCAATCTGTTCATCCTTTCATGTCCTTGACACAGTTAACCTGCAGTGGAAAGAGTTACTGGTAGGCGGGGAGTGGCCGTGTGCCCGTCATTCTCACTCAATGGTGGCATATGGGTCTCGGCTATTTATGTTTGGAGGGTACGATGGTGAGAAAACACTTGGAGATTTGTATAGTTTTGACGTTCAAACATGTCAATGGAAGAAGGAAAAGACTGCAGGAAGAAGTCCACAAGCTAGGTTTTCCCACTCAATGTTTGTGTACAAAAACTATCTTGGGGTTATTGGTGGTTGTCCAGTTCGACAACATAGTCAAGAGTTGGCATTACTTGATTTGCGGCTCCGCATGTGGAAGCATGTGACACTTGATTCTGTTGGAAAAGATTTGTTTGTGCGAAGTACTGCCAATGTCATtggtgatgatcttgttatgatcgGTGGTGGGGCATCTTGTTATGCATTTGGAACAAAGTTCAGTGAGCCAATGAAAATCAACTTGCTATCCTTGACATCTATAAATGGCAATCCAGTGCCTTCTAAAATTATACAAATGCATGGTACCCGTGGAAATAATGAGAAGACAGGAGAAAAGAATGAATTTTGCCAACCTCCACGAGTTGAAAATGTAGAGACTTTAATTGAAGCTCCTGTCTTGAACTTTGAGAGTGAATTACCTGGAGAAAATGGGCATCAGATAATTGCTTCACATTGGGTTCTACAGCTTGAAAGGAAATATGCAAAATTAGGGAAGGACATATTgaagaaatttggatggttagATCTTGGAAGGAAGGTTTATTCTTGGGAGGATGGAATACACATTTGTTTTCCCGTGACCAAAAACTTTTGTGGTGTATTTCATGAAAGGCAGCATCATTCGTCAGATGATTTTGAAGGATATAGTGACCGTCATTTATCTAAACCATTTACTGGAAAAGGGATTTTGTTAGATGACGTCTCTTGTTTGGAAGCCTTTAATCTTTTAAAGGAGTGTGGTGCCACTAAGCTGGTAGATGAGGTAGCTGAAGTGAAAAGAGTGGTGAAGTCTCCCCTAAAAGTAATGAATGAGGCTGTGGCCTCTTTGATAAGGCATAAAGACATTTCAGAACAACTGTTAGAGGAGCTACCCACAAG ATGGGAGCGACTTGGCGATATTGTTGTGCTTCCAGTGACATCCTTCAAGGATCCAGTGTGGGACACAATTGGGGCCGAGCTTTGGCCTATTGTTGCCAAATCACTTAATGCTCGTCGTCTTGCCTGCCAG GGCCGAGTTGCACCAACTGGAACAAGGGACAGTACTTTGGAGATTCTAGTCGGAGATAATGGTTGGGTTGATCATCGCGAAAATGGAATTCTCTATTCTTTCAATGCTACAAAGTGTATGTTCTCCTGGGGCAATCTTTCTGAGAAGCTTCGTATGGCCCGTCTAGACTGTAAAGATGAGGTTATTGTTGATTTGTTTGCTGGAATTGGATATTTTGTGCTGCCATTTCTTGCCAG GGCAAATGCAAAACTTGTTTATGCTTGTGAATGGAATCCCAATGCCATTGAGGCACTGCAGCATAATCTACAAGCCAATTCTGTGTCTGATCGATGTATCATACTTGAAGGAGATAACCGGATTACGGCACCTAAA GGTGTTGCTAATCGAGTTTGTCTTGGTCTCCTTCCAACAAGTGAGGGCAGCTGGGTAACTGCTGTAAGGGCATTAAG GAGTGAGGGTGGGATATTACATGTGCATGGGAATGTGAAGGACTCAGAGGAGGGTTTGTGGACGGAACATGTTTTGAAATCAGTATCTGAAATTTCTAGATCCGAAG GTTATTGTTGGGAAGTTTCAATGGACCATGTGGAGAGGGTGAAGTGGTACGCCCCGCACATCCGCCACCTTGTTGTTGATGTGAGATGCAAAGAGACCCAATGA